The genomic segment GAAAAAGGCTTCTCccctgggggggtggggcagggtggggagaaagaaagaTGGTCAGTGTTTTCAGAGGAAATGCAAATCCAGAAGAGGCTTACGAGCAATCTTCACACTTTGCCAAAAGCATGAGAAGGAGCAAAACTTGATTCAAATCCCCCTTAATTGATACTTGTTTCAATGTCTGGCCCTTTAAGACAAATGTGAAagttgcacttaaaaaaaaatcaaattcaaaaaattttaaaaatatataattcctGCTGCCAGTCCTGCAGAAATAATTCCTGTCGTGCTAGGACTTGGCTTGTTCAAGCTCTCTTCTTCGGCAGGTGCAGCTAACGGCCAGCTCCTCCCCAGGTTTCCCAACAGTTCCCCTTTTCCCTCCTTCTGTATTATGACTAAGCCTGGGTGAGTGCCCCCGCTCCTGGCAGGGTGATTTTGTGCTAGGaatagaaaactcagcagcaaaaacaaaacaaaagcaaacaacgGAAAGCAAATTCAGCCCTCGCTATCCAACTTGCTGTGGGTGAGAGACAGCACAGCAAGAATGTAACCAACAAAAACCCAAGAACCAAAAACTTCATCGGTCTGTCTGCCTAATCAGTTGATTGGGAGAACAACATCGGTATTTGCTAATCATTGGGAGACATTTCACAGAACAAACGGCCAAGCACATCTCTCCTGATTTGCTAACTGATCTTTGAGACCAAACCTCCTGAATCTAACTTTCCAAAGTCTAAATGCTGTTTGCAGTCTCGGGAGCAGAGGCTGTTAGCAAGCAGTGGAGCCCTTTCTGCTCTGAGGACTTTTGGAGTCGTCAGGAAGTAGCTAAAAACGAACATCCATCATCAAAAGTACTGTGTCACCACTTAAGGCAAATCGGACGGCCAGCCCAGAGCTTCCTTCTGCTGGACGGTGACACCCTGACTATGCGTTTCTCTTACCAGTGTGAGTTCTGATGTGCCCTTGCAGTAACCAGGGTCTGGAGAACGCCTTGCCGCAGATCTTGCAGACACAAGGTAAGGTGTGCGTCCGAATGTGCATCTTGAGGGCGCCCAGGCTCACGTATTCCTTGTCACAGTACTTACAGCTGAAGGATTTCCTGGACTGGGCGTCACAGTGCAGCTGCTTGTGTTTGCCCAGCCCCGAGAAGGTCGAATAGGTTTTATTGCATAAATTGCACTGAAACTTTTCAGCTTCGATAGCGTGGGGGTCTGAAAgcttggactgtagcctttccTCTTCGTCGCTAATGGGGCTCTCGGAGCCGCTGTGGTCCTTGGATGAGGTGTCGGACGGAGGAGGGGGACTCACGCGCCCCAAGGATGCGGGGTATCCGGACAGAGGGGAGAGGCCGGCGGGCAGCGGGGCGTGGAAGGGAGAGGCGGTGGTCCACACGGCGATGGGGCTGTAGGCTCCCGACCTGAGGACCTCCGGCTGCGGGATGACAGGCACCGGGTAGCCCTCGTAGAGACACGGGGAGATAATCACTGCGGAGACAGGAGAGGAGCGGGGCGTGAGACAGAGGGCACCGCGAAAGCGCAGGGAACAAGGAGACAGACTCCTAGGAGCAGGAAGGCGCTGGGAGGACATTATTTTTCCGCCGCCGCTGCTTGCGGTCACTGTGCTTAAGGCTCATTTCTGCACCACCCCCCACGCCCCGCACATGAGCGAGTGTGGGGGGCTGCCCGGCCCTGAGACCAGCAAGCGCAGGGGGAAACCTACCCACTTTCTAAAGATACAGAAAAGTTCTCTTCCACCTCATGCGTGGGCTGCTTGCTTGGCTCACGCCGGTAAGTACAAGGATTGGCGTAAATCAAGCCGCTTTCTGGAGGAAAGGAGCCTTATTACATGAAAAAGGCAATAATTCAACGTTCACGCACTGCCTCACCCAGCCTCCACGTCCTCATTATGCAAGTATGTACACGCTGCGGAACGTGACGTCGCAAGAGCCCAGGGAAGTTCTCCTCGCCAGCTCAGAGTGTGGAAGTTTTGAATTAAACCCGAGACCGAACGATCTGAGCAAGGACCGCTCTTTCGGGAGCAAACAGCCTGG from the Cervus canadensis isolate Bull #8, Minnesota chromosome 12, ASM1932006v1, whole genome shotgun sequence genome contains:
- the SNAI2 gene encoding zinc finger protein SNAI2, producing MPRSFLVKKHFNASKKPNYSELDTHTVIISPCLYEGYPVPVIPQPEVLRSGAYSPIAVWTTASPFHAPLPAGLSPLSGYPASLGRVSPPPPSDTSSKDHSGSESPISDEEERLQSKLSDPHAIEAEKFQCNLCNKTYSTFSGLGKHKQLHCDAQSRKSFSCKYCDKEYVSLGALKMHIRTHTLPCVCKICGKAFSRPWLLQGHIRTHTGEKPFSCSHCSRAFADRSNLRAHLQTHSDVKKYQCKSCSKTFSRMSLLHKHEESGCCAAH